In Drosophila nasuta strain 15112-1781.00 chromosome 2R, ASM2355853v1, whole genome shotgun sequence, a single genomic region encodes these proteins:
- the LOC132785107 gene encoding palmitoyltransferase ZDHHC16 — protein sequence MARITWRGNWAQNIVSILRLRWAYMKHCWHSLTFNAHMNSGYATDVCMTPIFWIVDNYTYCLGPFFVVGVAILTTAIVSIAYWIGFPFWWAKSPAVTVFLLIFGNWILLNIIFHYVMAVITPAGHPPEGVSQVEAVSMCAKCIAPKPPRTHHCSICNRCILKMDHHCPWLNNCVGYGNHRYFFLYMIYTTMGCLFLIIAGLEIGHKYLWLDHSDNWTELEPLEGHPVKFNLTGHIIPVTHPNEYDDVLLPPAVHNLPVPVDDPETSSPTRRRVMWFMAITNVAVVIALGSLCSWHAKLITRGETSVEAHINEAETKRLLQQQRIYINPYNFGTKKELETLFGPRTWQIFFGALCCCRRGTNPKETVSTFTPFMMLLSRMSGRSL from the exons ATGGCGCGTATTACATGGCGGGGCAACTGGGCACAAAACATAGT CTCAATACTAAGACTGCGCTGGGCTTACATGAAGCATTGTTGGCATTCCTTAACGTTCAACGCGCACATGAACTCTGGCTATGCCACGGATGTGTGCATGACACCCATCTTCTGGATCGTCGACAACTATACTTATTGCCTGGGTCCA TTTTTCGTTGTGGGCGTTGCCATTTTAACCACTGCCATTGTCAGCATTGCCTATTGGATTGGCTTTCCATTTTGGTGGGCCAAGAGCCCAGCTGTCACCGTATTCCTGCTCATATTTGGCAACTGGATACTGCTCAACATCATCTTTCACTATGTGATGGCTGTGATCACGCCCGCCGGACATCCGCCCGAAGGCGTTTCCCAGGTAGAGGCAGTAAGCATGTGTGCCAAGTGCATTGCCCCAAAACCACCACGCACTCATCACTGTTCCATCTGCAACCGTTGCATATTGAAGATGGATCATCACTGTC ctTGGCTTAACAATTGCGTGGGCTATGGGAATCATCGCTACTTCTTTCTGTATATGATTTATACAACGATGGGCTGCCTGTTTCTGATCATTGCTGGCTTGGAGATTGGCCACAAATATCTGTGGTTAGATCATAGTGATAACTGGACAGAGCTGGAACCACTTGAAGGACATCCCGTGAAATTCAATCTTACTGGGCACATTATACCGGTG ACACATCCCAATGAGTATGATGATGTCTTGTTGCCGCCAGCTGTACACAATCTGCCCGTTCCTGTTGACGACCCTGAGACTTCTTCGCCTACACGTCGACGCGTTATGTGGTTCATGGCAATTACCAATGTCGCTGTGGTTATTGCTCTCGGCAGCCTTTGCAGCTGGCATGCTAAGCTAATAACTCGCGGCGAGACGAGCGTCGAGGCGCACATTAATGAGGCGGAGACTAAGCGcttgctgcagcaacaacgcATCTACATCAATCCCTATAATTTTGGCACCAAAAAAGAACTGGAAACTCTTTTTGGGCCTCGTACGTGGCAG ATCTTTTTTGGCGCACTGTGTTGCTGCCGTCGTGGCACAAACCCGAAGGAAACGGTCTCAACTTTCACACCGTTCATGATGCTCCTTTCGAGGATGAGTGGCCGTAGTCTTTAG
- the LOC132786574 gene encoding lateral signaling target protein 2 homolog, with the protein METFRKWLNKPKADDKSLLARFYHADRSLTAVASELDSFDGRAEPDRCTRLVSRLRQNQDKVLAITNLIMEELLGEERDPRAFRAKFPEEVLQENLAGQLWFGAECLAAGSSILNRESESKEMRPLAQAVTKSLGNVRVLLRDQCLRNNVPNSKTLHLDFNDSTTEQLYESLKIFDHLFAEFELSYVSAMVQVKSRHEYEMQQWIGVLFSETLQRALKTGLLDQDMVDAFDPGLMFSIPRLAIVAGLVIYAKGPLNMDMPGDELSEMFRPFRTILIKIRDLLRNLSKQELYQLEKLLCTNEDINTKVPLGSSSIEAPSPEHNGSNNNNNNNSNNTNSSSSTATTNSSNSTINTHKAVERLVDQRNNNSNNNSSNNNSSSCSGHQQSGTQDAARSPSILSLSGSSTPTASPAPSPTPSHSIASTSSAATTSTNPPANWSDDDDDEDDLDDGDNDDEHADVEDEEECGILDSDDQDLNDDSDSDVDEYIDAHLKAIVAAADCASGYLIPNTNLGNLLQPQQVPLTDNFVASEDDEFGSTAADDEEQHSQQQEQAQEHREDEPSTSAAMLAARRHLQRLRLMSSSSENEPSSNQQTTIKSPATPTTTTDGQVTQRSNRHRHSHHSHHHHHHHHHHHTHSHSHGHHHRHQAAQQGHNSDEHQQFSSHHSHTHSHSHHQAHPHRTNRRGSKRCSQEHCDATNTEQPTDHSQASADTSTASSLSDDVSLAMRNTTARLKFKSTENLLHRLFVCIAGVADQLQTNFASDLRQILRSVFLMNMSTAQEDIDIPEKTKESELFEFRASENDVIQESAGSNQSIYSAEEVNPELDNVFNSGGPSSRHSAGATMQRNNTIDLAAVHDGSGDSSSSSNSNAMPSSAATTRNHLARSRSLGDQDAASSSMQEQEQQQQQQEAQLQLQMQRQRNNSVGSNSPSSASSTSSSSEHNSPVSTRNGSRRRLQSSPSTPTAASAATAASTTLSPPAWIPDGKAPRCMSCQTPFTAFRRRHHCRNCGGVFCGVCSNASAPLPKYGLTKAVRVCRECYVREVRQSQAHAATAHSQATNRPQAASAS; encoded by the exons GCTGATGATAAATCGCTACTGGCACGCTTCTACCACGCCGATCGTTCGCTGACCGCCGTGGCTAGTGAGCTCGACAGTTTCGATGGACGTGCCGAGCCCGATCGCTGCACACGTCTGGTCAGCAGACTGCGCCAGAATCAG GACAAAGTGCTGGCTATTACCAATTTGATTATGGAGGAGCTGCTGGGCGAGGAGCGTGATCCACGTGCTTTTCGTGCCAAGTTTCCCGAAGAAGTGCTGCAGGAAAATCTTGCCGGACAGCTCTGGTTTGGCGCCGAGTGTCTTGCAGCCGGTTCGTCGATTCTCAATCGTGAATCAGAGAGCAAAGAGATGCGTCCACTCGCTCAGGCGGTGACCAAAAGTCTGGGCAATGTGCGCGTTCTGTTGCGTGATCAATGTCTTCGCAACAATGTGCCCAACAGTAAAACACTGCACCTGGACTTTAATGACTCCACCACCGAGCAGCTGTACGAGAGTCTGAAGATCTTTGATCACCTGTTTGCCGAGTTCGAGCTGAGCTATGTGAGCGCCATGGTTCAGGTGAAGTCACGTCACGAATATGAGATGCAACAGTGGATCGGTGTGCTCTTCTCGGAGACGTTGCAGCGTGCTCTGAAGACGGGGCTGCTCGATCAGGATATGGTCGATGCGTTCGATCCGGGTTTAATGTTCTCTATACCACGATTGGCCATTGTGGCTGGTTTGGTCATCTATGCAAAAGGTCCGCTCAACATGGATATGCCTGGCGATGAGTTGTCGGAGATGTTTCGTCCATTTCGCACGATTCTGATCAAGATCAGAGATCTGTTGCGCAACCTGAGCAAACAGGAGTTGTATCAGCTGGAGAAGCTGCTCTGCACCAACGAGGATATTAACACCAAA GTGCCGCTGGGATCGAGTAGCATTGAGGCACCCAGTCCGGAgcacaacggcagcaacaacaacaacaataataacagcaacaacacgaacagcagcagcagcacggcaacaacaaacagcagcaacagcacaataAATACGCACAAGGCTGTGGAGCGTCTGGTGGATcagcgcaacaacaatagcaacaataacagtagcaataacaatagcagcagctgcagtggcCATCAACAGTCTGGCACTCAGGATGCAGCTCGCTCTCCGTCCATTTTGTCGCTATCAGGCAGCAGCACGCCCACAGCTTCGCCAGCTCCATCGCCAACGCCCTCACACTCCATTGCATCGACCTCTTCGGCAGCGACAACGTCCACGAATCCGCCAGCCAACTGGagcgacgacgatgatgatgaagatgaccTTGATGATggcgacaacgacgatgagCACGCGGATgtggaggatgaggaggaaTGCGGCATTTTGGATAGCGATGATCAGGACTTGAATGATGATAGCGACAGTGATGTAGATGAGTATATCGATGCACATCTGAAGGCGATTGTTGCCGCCGCCGATTGTGCATCGGGCTATCTCATACCAAACACAAATCTGGGCAATTTGCTACAGCCACAACAGGTGCCACTCACGGACAACTTCGTGGCCAGCGAAGACGATGAGTTTGGCAGCACGGCAGCAGACGATGAGGAGCAGCATTCCCAGCAACAGGAGCAGGCGCAAGAGCATCGCGAGGATGAGCCCAGTACAAGTGCAGCCATGCTGGCGGCTCGACGTCATCTGCAGCGTCTGCGActgatgagcagcagcagcgagaaTGAGCCGAGCAGCAACCAACAAACGACAATCAAATCGCCAGCGACcccaacgacaacgacggaTGGTCAAGTGACTCAGCGCAGCAATCGCCATAGGCACAGTCATCACAGTcaccaccatcatcatcatcaccaccatcatcacacacacagtcacagtcatGGACACCATCATCGCCATCAGGCGGCTCAGCAAGGCCACAACAGCGACGAGCATCAGCAGTTCAGCAGTCATCAtagtcacacacacagtcacagccaTCATCAGGCTCATCCGCATCGCACAAATCGCCGTGGCAGCAAACGCTGCAGCCAGGAGCATTGTGATGCAACAAATACCGAGCAGCCCACTGATCATAGCCAGGCCAGTGCTGATACCAGCACAGCGTCCTCGCTGTCAGACGATGTGTCGTTGGCCATGCGCAACACCACAGCACGCCTCAAGTTCAA GAGCACTGAGAATCTGTTGCATCGTCTGTTTGTGTGCATTGCTGGCGTGGCCGATCAGCTGCAGACGAACTTTGCCTCTGATCTGCGCCAGATTTTGCGCAGTGTGTTCCTTATGAACATGTCCACCGCCCAGGAGGACATTGACATACCAGAAAAGACAAAAGAATCGGAGCTCTTCGAGTTTCGCGCCTCCGAAAACGATGTGATACAAGAAAGCGCCGGCTCCAACCAAAGCATTTATTCAGCCGAAGAAGTCAATCCCGAGCTGGACAATGTGTTCAACAGCGGTGGCCCCTCGTCGCGTCACTCGGCTGGGGCAACGATGCAACGCAACAATACCATTGATCTGGCCGCTGTACACGATGGCAGCGGTGACAGCAGCTCCAGCTCGAACAGCAATGCAATGCCTTCATCAGCTGCGACCACTCGCAATCACTTGGCACGTAGTCGCAGTCTGGGCGATCAGGacgcagccagcagcagcatgcaggagcaagagcagcagcagcaacaacaggaggcgcaattgcagctgcaaatgcaGCGACAACGCAACAATTCCGTGGGCAGCAATTCACCATCGAGTGCCTCGTCGACAAGTTCCAGCTCGGAGCACAATTCGCCGGTGAGCACGCGCAACGGCAGCCGGCGCCGCTTGCAGAGCAGCCCATCAACGCCAACAGCTGCATCGGCAGCCACAGCGGCTTCGACCACACTGTCGCCGCCTGCCTGGATTCCCGATGGCAAGGCACCACGTTGCATGTCCTGTCAAACGCCATTCACTGCCTTTCGGCGACGGCACCACTGTCGCAATTGCGGCGGCGTTTTCTGCGGCGTCTGCTCGAATGCCTCGGCACCGTTGCCCAAGTACGGACTGACGAAGGCGGTGCGTGTCTGCCGCGAATGCTATGTGCGTGAGGTACGTCAATCGCAGGCACATGCCGCAACGGCTCATAGCCAGGCTACAAACAGGCCACAGGCAGCCAGCGCCTCTTAG
- the LOC132785344 gene encoding uncharacterized protein LOC132785344 isoform X1, translating into MSKASGSEDEPLVPEDFDDDFFRELGEKIPEATKALRQKDTPNNADNVQRLLICGTRYKNDLRMEEGRSQELREQIATLEGRLENAARVSKLDMATIEELRGVIEGAWKQKDAAQIREQTAQDEGLRLRQKLETAESMVVFLTEKGQAMSNKREDTKECERLNGEIKDLNKRLQLQRVYTAEVEGNIQALEGKNKELLKLLDETSSDACNLKRKCDALAKELATMKSDETKYLEQIAHTKSQNEHLTKVKVRQNLQILSLKTNLEHLNTLHNSTCNKLAKITVDLEYTVGERDKNKRALTQRINLLKMREDELIKQRQDNAKLAKSQETIARKYGGLDMAKQEVEKENMRLKTQLGTQDKELESMRRVVHHFEKNNENLTKERDVLKRDLQSEHQTAEQSEALYQESQHELRALKDIVSGMDLKVKKQQQDIKKHKKEKSKKLDEIQHWIDKLDLLQREL; encoded by the exons ATGTCGAAGGCTTCAGGCTCCGAAGATGAGCCACTGGTACCCGAAGATTTTGATGATGATTTCTTCCGGGAGCTGGGCGAGAAAATACCCGAG GCAACGAAGGCGCTGCGGCAAAAAGATACGCCAAACAATGCAGACAATGTGCAGCGTCTGTTGATCTGCGGCACACGCTACAAGAATGATCTGCGCATGGAGGAAGGACGTTCGCAGGAGCTGCGCGAACAGATAGCCACACTCGAGGGTCGCCTGGAAAATGCGGCGCGTGTTAGCAAGCTCGACATGGCCACCATTGAGGAGCTGCGTGGCGTGATAG AGGGCGCCTGGAAGCAGAAGGATGCGGCACAGATACGTGAACAGACGGCACAGGACGAAGGTTTGCGACTGCGCCAGAAACTGGAGACAGCGGAATCCATGGTGGTATTTCTAACTGAAAAAGGTCAAGCGATGAGTAACAAGCGTGAGGATACCAAAGAGTGCGAGCGACTCAATGGTGAGATCAAGGACCTAAACAAACGACTGCAATTGCAGCGCGTCTACACCGCCGAGGTGGAGGGCAACATTCAGGCGCTGGAGGGCAAGAACAAAGAACTGCTCAAGCTTCTCGAT GAAACCTCCAGCGATGCCTGCAACTTGAAGCGCAAGTGCGACGCACTCGCCAAAGAGCTGGCAACTATGAAGAGCGATGAGACTAAATATCTGGAGCAGATAGCGCACACCAAGTCGCAAAACGAGCATTTGACCAAGGTCAAAGTGCGTCAGAATCTGCAGATACTCTCGCTCAAAACGAATCTGGAGCATTTGAATACGCTGCATAACAGCACCTGCAATAAGCTGGCCAAGATCACTGTGGATCTGGAGTACACGGTGGGAGAGCGAGACAAGAATAAGCGTGCTCTAACGCAGCGCATCAATCTGTTGAAGATGCGAGAGGATGAACTCATCAAGCAGCGGCAGGACAATGCCAAGCTGGCCAAATCCCAGGAAACTATTGCACGCAAATACGGCGGACTGGATATGGCCAAGCAGGAGGTCGAAAAGGAGAACATGCGGCTCAA AACACAACTGGGCACTCAGGACAAGGAGCTGGAGTCTATGCGACGTGTGGTGCATCACTTTGAGAAGAACAACGAGAATCTGACCAAGGAACGCGATGTGCTGAAGCGAGATCTGCAGAGCGAACATCAGACAGCCGAGCAGAGCGAAGCTTTGTATCAAGAATCGCAGCATGAACTGCGTGCCCTCAAGGACATTGTGAGTGGCATGGATCTGAAGGtgaaaaagcaacagcaggacATCAAGAAgcacaaaaaggaaaagtcCAAAAAGCTAGACGAGATTCAGCACTGGATCGACAAGCTCGATCTGCTGCAAA GAGAACTATGA
- the LOC132785344 gene encoding cilia- and flagella-associated protein 58 isoform X2 translates to MSKASGSEDEPLVPEDFDDDFFRELGEKIPEATKALRQKDTPNNADNVQRLLICGTRYKNDLRMEEGRSQELREQIATLEGRLENAARVSKLDMATIEELRGVIEGAWKQKDAAQIREQTAQDEGLRLRQKLETAESMVVFLTEKGQAMSNKREDTKECERLNGEIKDLNKRLQLQRVYTAEVEGNIQALEGKNKELLKLLDETSSDACNLKRKCDALAKELATMKSDETKYLEQIAHTKSQNEHLTKVKVRQNLQILSLKTNLEHLNTLHNSTCNKLAKITVDLEYTVGERDKNKRALTQRINLLKMREDELIKQRQDNAKLAKSQETIARKYGGLDMAKQEVEKENMRLKTQLGTQDKELESMRRVVHHFEKNNENLTKERDVLKRDLQSEHQTAEQSEALYQESQHELRALKDIVSGMDLKVKKQQQDIKKHKKEKSKKLDEIQHWIDKLDLLQNEIHLKENYEIELKRTISDLEAKCSKFQQQHDLLTNERQSLQRSLQTADDERQKLRDQVTNLQAQIESLKGKITYRDGELSKLQLQIDRMEKERRLLRNDVRHAQLGQQHTKAELLDKRKENDRHAKSLQEDEQRLARLRKDVDNLMNEKNAINAALTKRNEEYARLQHNLENLQTAYDQTERQCTQCQDDMRLMAVEIKNLRTERNVLRTDRESAADLRQELLQMQRLLNQERIKARALQDEMMTPMNIHRWRLLRGKDPEKMDLLERIQILRRQLLGQNVAALEQERALNEAQQLYAALKEFMLKLPSHKVQAELNTIKASLSAKDRKLKVLMAELSAREADDKFKSLKLEEMRGNLAQTKTQLLEEKRRKQKLLEERQLLEQMQAHCYSAPAQLPRTLGAGFKMVSTLL, encoded by the exons ATGTCGAAGGCTTCAGGCTCCGAAGATGAGCCACTGGTACCCGAAGATTTTGATGATGATTTCTTCCGGGAGCTGGGCGAGAAAATACCCGAG GCAACGAAGGCGCTGCGGCAAAAAGATACGCCAAACAATGCAGACAATGTGCAGCGTCTGTTGATCTGCGGCACACGCTACAAGAATGATCTGCGCATGGAGGAAGGACGTTCGCAGGAGCTGCGCGAACAGATAGCCACACTCGAGGGTCGCCTGGAAAATGCGGCGCGTGTTAGCAAGCTCGACATGGCCACCATTGAGGAGCTGCGTGGCGTGATAG AGGGCGCCTGGAAGCAGAAGGATGCGGCACAGATACGTGAACAGACGGCACAGGACGAAGGTTTGCGACTGCGCCAGAAACTGGAGACAGCGGAATCCATGGTGGTATTTCTAACTGAAAAAGGTCAAGCGATGAGTAACAAGCGTGAGGATACCAAAGAGTGCGAGCGACTCAATGGTGAGATCAAGGACCTAAACAAACGACTGCAATTGCAGCGCGTCTACACCGCCGAGGTGGAGGGCAACATTCAGGCGCTGGAGGGCAAGAACAAAGAACTGCTCAAGCTTCTCGAT GAAACCTCCAGCGATGCCTGCAACTTGAAGCGCAAGTGCGACGCACTCGCCAAAGAGCTGGCAACTATGAAGAGCGATGAGACTAAATATCTGGAGCAGATAGCGCACACCAAGTCGCAAAACGAGCATTTGACCAAGGTCAAAGTGCGTCAGAATCTGCAGATACTCTCGCTCAAAACGAATCTGGAGCATTTGAATACGCTGCATAACAGCACCTGCAATAAGCTGGCCAAGATCACTGTGGATCTGGAGTACACGGTGGGAGAGCGAGACAAGAATAAGCGTGCTCTAACGCAGCGCATCAATCTGTTGAAGATGCGAGAGGATGAACTCATCAAGCAGCGGCAGGACAATGCCAAGCTGGCCAAATCCCAGGAAACTATTGCACGCAAATACGGCGGACTGGATATGGCCAAGCAGGAGGTCGAAAAGGAGAACATGCGGCTCAA AACACAACTGGGCACTCAGGACAAGGAGCTGGAGTCTATGCGACGTGTGGTGCATCACTTTGAGAAGAACAACGAGAATCTGACCAAGGAACGCGATGTGCTGAAGCGAGATCTGCAGAGCGAACATCAGACAGCCGAGCAGAGCGAAGCTTTGTATCAAGAATCGCAGCATGAACTGCGTGCCCTCAAGGACATTGTGAGTGGCATGGATCTGAAGGtgaaaaagcaacagcaggacATCAAGAAgcacaaaaaggaaaagtcCAAAAAGCTAGACGAGATTCAGCACTGGATCGACAAGCTCGATCTGCTGCAAA ATGAAATTCACTTGAAGGAGAACTATGAGATCGAGTTGAAGCGCACCATCAGTGATCTGGAGGCCAAGTGCTCCAAGTTCCAGCAGCAACATGATCTGTTAACCAACGAGCGTCAAAGTCTGCAGCGATCACTGCAGACCGCCGACGATGAGCGACAAAAGCTGCGCGATCAAGTGACTAATTTGCAGGCGCAGATTGAGTCACTTAAGGGCAAGATTACCTATCGAGATGGCGAGCTTAGtaagctgcagttgcagatcgATCGCATGGAGAAGGAGCGCCGCCTGCTGCGCAACGATGTGCGCCATGCGCAGCTGGGACAGCAGCACACTAAAGCCGAGCTGCTCGATAAGCGCAAGGAGAACGATCGTCATGCCAAGTCGTTGCAGGAGGACGAACAACGTTTGGCTCGATTGCGCAAAGACGTCGACAATCTGATGAACGAGAAGAACGCTATCAATGCGGCGCTCACCAAGCGCAACGAGGAATACGCTCGCCTCCAACATAACCTAGAGAATCTGCAGACGGCCTACGATCAAACGGAGCGTCAATGCACCCAATGTCAGGATGATATGCGTCTCATGGCTGTAGAGATTAAGAATTTGCGTACAGAGCGCAATGTGTTGCGCACGGATCGCGAGAGCGCCGCTGATTTGCGACAGGAACTGCTGCAGATGCAGCGTTTGCTTAACCAGGAGCGGATCAAAGCGCGTGCTCTGCAGGACGAAATGATGACGCCCATGAACATACATCGCTGGCGTCTGTTGCGTGGAAAAGATCCCGAGAAAATGGATCTGCTCGAACGCATACAGATACTGCGTCGACAGTTGCTTGGCCAGAATGTGGCAGCACTTGAGCAGGAGCGTGCGCTGAACGAGGCGCAACAACTCTATGCCGCACTCAAGGAGTTCATGCTGAAGCTGCCCAGTCACAAGGTGCAAGCAGAGCTCAACACCATCAAA GCTAGTTTGTCGGCCAAGGATCGCAAGCTTAAGGTGCTGATGGCTGAGCTGAGTGCTCGGGAGGCGGACgacaaattcaaatcactgAAGCTGGAGGAGATGCGCGGCAATCTGGCGCAGACCAAAACCCAACTGCTGGAAGAAAAGCGACGCAAACAGAAGCTGCTGGAAGAACGTCAATTGCTCGAACAGATGCAGGCACATTGCTATTCGGCGCCAGCACAGTTGCCCCGCACGTTGGGCGCCGGCTTCAAAATGGTCAGCACgctgctttaa
- the LOC132785343 gene encoding cilia- and flagella-associated protein 58, with amino-acid sequence MSKRSARGKRGRTPSKGSATTIDGLNDMLEAQFPDDFNVAQLDLMNDLDEEFFANSYEMVQHILQVSKFAARKLKGFVDLLARLHGHYTEEKALTAAMQEKVGAAQQKLKVSLEVTFSYDSMLNELRDALAEAWRTADAAHHREVDLHTNIDYGYADQQTKQAPAESTKSTKEMWLRGVIFRERDRLARELKEHQKRLETNRFYSGSLEGIIEDHRATISRQQMRVKFFETEMFKLEHKQREMVESYDEQFLVQRRDIESLTNMNSNLRAFERKYQSAKALTENQRQVIERILHNNFTLQKVNHRHEEQIFHLKAVVSNLESDNRGLRREKQELDYRGRSNVREIKKKVELHMLLMRRFHQLTKKNNELIEQDLLKNNELTGAEKRLAIAMSKLDETTKQKEEAERYKDKLRAEITTLNGVLASVRFDLITQRGRTQDTQLLLDKAHVSLDERDEQIHKLIKERNDALAEVNELNKTIERLEEHVALKTTKLQEVQEQLQQKQTEYLRIKQQMEILHSEKIMLQKSNAVCGQDRQKLQNINTKQTFQINQLCNQLASHEKENISLKNQIDQINNLVKHKQTEIHAKERMLQNVRNELHEMKIRSGQLQHTIEDDEQRFKKITFRLDEERQNKNLIGQQMMRRNGELRVQQEKLSMMQLALNRGTMQYNQRIEDIRLLKTEITNLRMTKECLERAVSSTANMRREIVRLERQLVRERLHVAAFTDEMKHPYRIHRWRLLRGQDPQRFELIVKIQALLKRNISMTVERTNLEQKVHDVQRKYEALKQQLLHVSDPQIKDRLWRQQCINQRQSRKLRAMKAELAINEIDLEARDVIIGEYKNALRKQEEPSPGIVNSIVKPVVDNPYTDQIIQSSSSAV; translated from the exons ATGTCGAAGCGCAGCGCAAGAGGAAAACGTGGAAGGACCCCAAGTAAAGGATCAGCGACCACTATTGATGGGTTGAACGATATGCTGGAAGCTCAATTTCCCGATGATTTCAACGTGGCTCAATTGGATCTGATGAACGATCTGGACGAAGAGTTCTTTGCAAACTCCTATGAGATGGTGCAACATATTTTACAGGTCAGCAAATTTGCGGCCAGGAAATTGAAAGGATTCGTCGACTTGCTCGCCCGACTTCATGGCCATTACACGGAAGAGAAGGCACTGACCGCAGCGATGCAGGAAAAAGTGGGCGCGGCACAACAGAAACTGAAAGTGTCTCTCGAAGTCACCTTCTCTTATGACTCCATGCTTAATGAGCTGCGTGACGCGTTGGCCGAGGCGTGGCGCACCGCGGATGCAGCTCATCATAGGGAAGTGGACTTGCACACCAATATTGATTATGGATATGCTGATCAGCAGACGAAACAAGCGCCAGCCGAAAGCACCAAGTCCAC CAAGGAGATGTGGCTGCGTGGCGTGATCTTTAGGGAGCGCGATCGTCTGGCCCGAGAGCTGAAGGAGCATCAGAAACGCCTCGAAACAAATCGTTTCTACTCGGGGTCCTTGGAGGGCATCATCGAGGATCATCGCGCCACGATCAGCAGACAGCAAATGCGGGTTAAATTCTTCGAAACCGAAATGTTCAAGCTGGAGCACAAACAAAGGGAGATGGTGGAATCCTATGATGAGCAGTTCCTTGTGCAGCGTCGCGATATCGAATCGCTCACTAATATGAACTCGAATTTGCGTGCATTCGAGCGGAAGTATCAGAGTGCCAAGGCATTGACTGAGAATCAAAGACAAGTGATTGAGCGAATCTTGCACAATAATTTTACGCTACAGAAGGTGAATCACCGCCACGAAGAGCAAATATTCCATCTGAAGGCAGTCGTGAGCAATTTGGAGAGCGACAATCGTGGATTGCGACGCGAGAAACAAGAGCTCGACTATCGTGGTCGCTCCAATGTGCGCGAGATCAAAAAGAAGGTCGAGCTCCATATGCTGCTCATGCGACGTTTCCATCAACTGACCAAGAAGAATAACGAGCTCATCGAACAGGATTTGCTCAAAAA CAATGAACTGACGGGTGCCGAGAAGCGATTGGCCATTGCGATGAGCAAACTGGATGAGACCACCAAGCAGAAGGAGGAAGCGGAACGCTACAAGGATAAGCTGCGTGCCGAGATTACCACTCTAAACGGAGTCCTGGCCAGTGTACGTTTCGATCTGATTACGCAGCGAGGTCGCACCCAGGACACTCAGTTGCTGCTGGATAAAGCGCATGTATCCTTGGATGAGCGAGACGAGCAGATACACAAACTGATCAAGGAGCGCAACGATGCGCTGGCCGAAGTCAACGAACTGAACAAGACCATTGAGAGACTAGAGG AACATGTTGCTTTAAAGACGACAAAGCTACAAGAGGTccaagagcagctgcagcaaaagCAGACGGAATATCTGAGGATCAAACAGCAAATGGAAATACTGCACTCGGAGAAGATCATGCTGCAGAAGAGCAACGCAGTGTGTGGCCAGGATCGCCAGAAGCTGCAAAACATCAATACCAAGCAGACCTTTCAAATCAATCAGCTATGCAATCAACTTGCCTCCCATGAAAAGGAGAACATTTCGCTCAAGAATCAAATCGATCAGATCAACAATCTGGTGAAGCACAAACAGACTGAAATACACGCAAAGGAGCGAATGCTGCAGAATGTGCGCAATGAACTCCACGAGATGAAGATACGCTCCGGCCAGCTGCAGCATACCATCGAGGATGACGAGCAACGCTTCAAGAAGATCACGTTTCGGTTGGACGAGGAGCGGCAgaataagaatttaattggACAACAAATGATGCGACGCAACGGCGAGTTACGCGTGCAGCAGGAGAAACTATCGATGATGCAGTTGGCGTTGAATCGCGGCACCATGCAGTACAATCAACGCATCGAAGACATTCGGCTGCTGAAAACTGAGATCACCAATCTGCGCATGACCAAGGAGTGCTTGGAGCGTGCAGTGTCCAGTACGGCGAATATGCGCCGTGAGATTGTGCGACTCGAGCGTCAGCTTGTCCGGGAACGCTTGCACGTGGCAGCATTCACGGACGAAATGAAGCATCCCTATCGCATACATCGATGGCGTCTGTTGCGCGGCCAAGATCCGCAACGCTTCGAGCTAATCGTCAAGATACAAGCGCTGCTCAAGCGTAACATCAGTATGACGGTGGAGCGCACTAATCTGGAGCAAAAGGTGCACGATGTGCAGCGCAAGTACGAGGCGCtcaaacagcagctgctgcacgTTTCCGATCCGCAGATCAAGGATCGTCTGTGGCGACAGCAGTGTATCAATCAGCGACAAAGTCGCAAGCTACGTGCCATGAAAGCCGAGCTGGCCATCAATGAAATCGATCTGGAGGCACGCGATGTAATCATTGGCGAGTACAAGAATGCACTGCGAAAGCAAGAGGAACCCAGCCCGGGTATCGTCAATAGCATTGTTAAGCCGGTGGTAGACAACCCGTACACGGATCAAATCATCCAGAGCAGTTCGTCGGCAGtataa